From the genome of Orcinus orca chromosome 5, mOrcOrc1.1, whole genome shotgun sequence, one region includes:
- the LOC117195368 gene encoding filamin A-interacting protein 1-like isoform X2, giving the protein MVVDEQQRLTAQLALQRQKIQDLTTSAKETHAKLALAEARVQEEEQKATRLENDLHTQTTKFHQNQETIMAKLTNEDSQNRQLRQKLAALSRQIDELEETNRSLRKAEEELQDIKEKINKGEYGNSSIMAEVEELRKRVLEMEGKDEELIKMEEQCRDLNKRLEKETSQSKDFKLEVEKLNKRIMALEKLEDAFNKSKQECYSLKCNLEKERMTAKQLSQELESLKIRIKELEAIESRLEKTEFTLKEDLTKLKTLTVMLVDERKTMSEKLKQTEDKLQAAASQLQVEQNKVTTVTEKLIEETKRALKSKTDVEEKMYSVTKERDDLKNKLKAEEEKGNDLLSKVNMLKNRLQSLEATEKDFLKNKLNQDSGKSTIALHQENNKIKELSQEVERLKLKLKDMKSIEDDLMKTEDEYETLERRYANERDKAQFLSEELEHVKMELAKYKLAEKTDSSHEQWLFKRLQEEEAKSGHLSREVDALKEKIHEYMATEDLICLLQGDHSVLQKKLSQQENRNRDLGREIENLTKELERYRHFSKSLRPSLNGRRISDPQVFSKEVQTEAVDNEPPDYKSLIPLERAVINGQLYEESEDQNEDPNDEESVLSFKCNSSTPCPVNRKLWIPWMKSKEGHPQNGKIQTKPNGNFVQPGDLVLSHTPGQPLHIKVTPDHVQNTATLEITSPTTESPHSYTSTAVIPNCGTPKQRITILQNASITPVKSKTSAEGLMNLEQGMSPITMATFARAQTPESCGSITPERTMSPIQVLAVTGSASSPEQGRSPEPIEISAKHAIFRVSPDRQSSWQFQRSNSNSSSVITTEDNKIHIHLGSPYMQAVASSVRPASPSASLQDNRTQSLTNGALNKTTNKVTSSITITPTATPLPRQSQITIKEVCKQRIPTRIPKPKSTGIAKLSPKVLPGPMDKTGCGKLHIIRTVTSNTFLHMGGKR; this is encoded by the coding sequence ATGGTGGTGGACGAACAACAAAGGCTGACGGCACAGCTTGCCCTTCAAAGACAGAAAATCCAAGACCTAACCACGAGTGCAAAGGAAACACATGCTAAACTAGCCCTTGCTGAAGCCAGAGTTCAGGAAGAAGAGCAGAAGGCAACCAGACTAGAGAACGATCTGCACACGCAGACCACAAAGTTTCACCAGAACCAAGAAACAATTATGGCGAAGCTCACCAATGAGGACAGCCAAAATCGCCAGCTTCGACAAAAGCTGGCAGCACTCAGCCGGCAAATTGATGAGTTAGAAGAGACAAACAGATCTTTACGAAAAGCAGAAGAGGAGCTgcaagatataaaagaaaaaattaacaagggAGAATATGGAAACTCCAGTATCATGGCTGAGGTGGAGGAGCTCAGGAAACGTGTGCTAGAAATGGAAGGGAAGGATGAAGAGCTCATAAAAATGGAGGAGCAGTGCAGAGATCTCAATAAGAGGCTGGAAAAGGAAACATCACAGAGTAAAGACTTTAAACTCGAGGTTGAAAAACTCAATAAAAGAATTATGGCTCTGGAAAAATTAGAAGATGCTTTcaacaaaagcaaacaagaatGTTACTCTCTGAAatgtaatttagaaaaagaaaggatgacCGCAAAGCAGTTATCTCAGGAACTGGAGAGTTTAAAGATAAGGATCAAAGAGCTAGAAGCCATTGAAAGTCGGCTGGAGAAGACAGAATTCACCCTAAAAGAGGACTTAACTAAACTGAAAACATTAACTGTGATGCTGGTAGATGAACGGAAAACAATGAGTGAAAAATTAAAGCAAACTGAAGATAAGTTACAAGCTGCTGCTTCTCAGCTTCAAGTGGAGCAAAATAAAGTGACAACGGTTACTGAGAAGTTAATTGAGGAAACTAAAAGGGCACTGAAGTCCAAAACTGATGTGGAAGAAAAAATGTACAGTGTAACGAAAGAGAGAGatgatctaaaaaacaaactgaaagcagaagaagagaaaggaaatgatcTCCTGTCCAAAGTGAACATGTTGAAAAACAGGCTTCAATCATtggaagcaactgagaaagatttcctaaaaaacaaattaaatcaaGATTCTGGTAAGTCCACAATAGCATTACACCAAGAGAACAATAAGATTAAAGAGCTCTCTCAAGAAGTGGAAAGACTGAAGCTGAAGTTAAAGGATATGAAATCCATTGAGGATGACCTCATGAAAACTGAAGATGAGTATGAGACTCTAGAACGAAGGTATGCTAATGAACGAGACAAAGCTCAATTTTTATCTGAAGAGCTGGAACATGTTAAAATGGAACTTGCCAAATACAAGTTAGCAGAAAAGACAGACTCCAGTCATGAACAATGGCTTTTCAAAAGGCTTCAGGAAGAAGAAGCTAAATCAGGTCACCTCTCAAGAGAAGTGGATGCactgaaagagaaaattcatGAATACATGGCAACTGAGGACCTGATATGTCTCCTCCAGGGAGATCATTCAGTTCTGCAAAAGAAACTCAGTCAACAAGAAAACAGGAACAGAGATTTAGGAAGAGAGATCGAAAACCTCACTAAAGAGTTAGAGCGGTACCGTCATTTCAGTAAGAGCCTCCGGCCCAGTCTCAATGGAAGAAGAATCTCTGACCCTCAAGTATTTTCTAAAGAAGTTCAAACAGAAGCAGTAGACAATGAGCCACCTGATTACAAGAGTCTCATTCCTCTGGAACGAGCAGTCATCAACGGTCAGTTATATGAGGAGAGTGAGGACCAGAATGAGGACCCTAATGATGAGGAGTCCGTGCTGTCCTTCAAATGCAACTCATCTACTCCCTGTCCTGTTAACAGGAAGCTATGGATTCCTTGGATGAAGTCCAAGGAGGGCCATCCTCAGAATGGAAAAATACAAACTAAACCCAATGGCAACTTCGTGCAACCTGGAGATCTAGTCCTAAGCCACACACCTGGGCAGCCACTGCATATAAAGGTTACTCCAGACCATGTCCAAAACACAGCCACTCTTGAAATCACAAGTCCGACCACAGAGAGTCCTCACTCTTACACAAGCACTGCAGTGATACCAAACTGTGGCACCCCAAAGCAAAGGATAACCATCCTCCAAAATGCCTCCATAACTCCAGTGAAATCAAAAACCTCTGCTGAAGGCCTTATGAATTTAGAGCAAGGCATGTCCCCAATTACCATGGCAACCTTTGCCAGGGCACAGACCCCAGAGTCTTGTGGTTCCATAACTCCAGAAAGGACAATGTCACCTATTCAGGTTTTGGCTGTTACTGGTTCAGCTAGCTCCCCTGAGCAGGGACGCTCTCCAGAGCCGATAGAAATCAGTGCCAAGCACGCGATTTTCAGAGTCTCCCCTGATCGGCAGTCATCGTGGCAGTTTCAGCGTTCAAACAGTAACAGTTCAAGTGTGATAACTACTGAGGATAATAAAATCCACATTCACTTAGGAAGTCCTTACATGCAAGCCGTAGCTAGCTCCGTGAGACCTGCCAGCCCTTCAGCATCACTGCAGGATAACCGAACTCAAAGCTTAACTAATGGGGCACTAAACAAAACAACCAATAAAGTCACCAGCAGTATTACTATCACACCAACAGCCACACCTCTTCCTCGACAATCACAAATTACA
- the LOC117195368 gene encoding filamin A-interacting protein 1-like isoform X1 gives MVVDEQQRLTAQLALQRQKIQDLTTSAKETHAKLALAEARVQEEEQKATRLENDLHTQTTKFHQNQETIMAKLTNEDSQNRQLRQKLAALSRQIDELEETNRSLRKAEEELQDIKEKINKGEYGNSSIMAEVEELRKRVLEMEGKDEELIKMEEQCRDLNKRLEKETSQSKDFKLEVEKLNKRIMALEKLEDAFNKSKQECYSLKCNLEKERMTAKQLSQELESLKIRIKELEAIESRLEKTEFTLKEDLTKLKTLTVMLVDERKTMSEKLKQTEDKLQAAASQLQVEQNKVTTVTEKLIEETKRALKSKTDVEEKMYSVTKERDDLKNKLKAEEEKGNDLLSKVNMLKNRLQSLEATEKDFLKNKLNQDSGKSTIALHQENNKIKELSQEVERLKLKLKDMKSIEDDLMKTEDEYETLERRYANERDKAQFLSEELEHVKMELAKYKLAEKTDSSHEQWLFKRLQEEEAKSGHLSREVDALKEKIHEYMATEDLICLLQGDHSVLQKKLSQQENRNRDLGREIENLTKELERYRHFSKSLRPSLNGRRISDPQVFSKEVQTEAVDNEPPDYKSLIPLERAVINGQLYEESEDQNEDPNDEESVLSFKCNSSTPCPVNRKLWIPWMKSKEGHPQNGKIQTKPNGNFVQPGDLVLSHTPGQPLHIKVTPDHVQNTATLEITSPTTESPHSYTSTAVIPNCGTPKQRITILQNASITPVKSKTSAEGLMNLEQGMSPITMATFARAQTPESCGSITPERTMSPIQVLAVTGSASSPEQGRSPEPIEISAKHAIFRVSPDRQSSWQFQRSNSNSSSVITTEDNKIHIHLGSPYMQAVASSVRPASPSASLQDNRTQSLTNGALNKTTNKVTSSITITPTATPLPRQSQITVSNIYN, from the coding sequence ATGGTGGTGGACGAACAACAAAGGCTGACGGCACAGCTTGCCCTTCAAAGACAGAAAATCCAAGACCTAACCACGAGTGCAAAGGAAACACATGCTAAACTAGCCCTTGCTGAAGCCAGAGTTCAGGAAGAAGAGCAGAAGGCAACCAGACTAGAGAACGATCTGCACACGCAGACCACAAAGTTTCACCAGAACCAAGAAACAATTATGGCGAAGCTCACCAATGAGGACAGCCAAAATCGCCAGCTTCGACAAAAGCTGGCAGCACTCAGCCGGCAAATTGATGAGTTAGAAGAGACAAACAGATCTTTACGAAAAGCAGAAGAGGAGCTgcaagatataaaagaaaaaattaacaagggAGAATATGGAAACTCCAGTATCATGGCTGAGGTGGAGGAGCTCAGGAAACGTGTGCTAGAAATGGAAGGGAAGGATGAAGAGCTCATAAAAATGGAGGAGCAGTGCAGAGATCTCAATAAGAGGCTGGAAAAGGAAACATCACAGAGTAAAGACTTTAAACTCGAGGTTGAAAAACTCAATAAAAGAATTATGGCTCTGGAAAAATTAGAAGATGCTTTcaacaaaagcaaacaagaatGTTACTCTCTGAAatgtaatttagaaaaagaaaggatgacCGCAAAGCAGTTATCTCAGGAACTGGAGAGTTTAAAGATAAGGATCAAAGAGCTAGAAGCCATTGAAAGTCGGCTGGAGAAGACAGAATTCACCCTAAAAGAGGACTTAACTAAACTGAAAACATTAACTGTGATGCTGGTAGATGAACGGAAAACAATGAGTGAAAAATTAAAGCAAACTGAAGATAAGTTACAAGCTGCTGCTTCTCAGCTTCAAGTGGAGCAAAATAAAGTGACAACGGTTACTGAGAAGTTAATTGAGGAAACTAAAAGGGCACTGAAGTCCAAAACTGATGTGGAAGAAAAAATGTACAGTGTAACGAAAGAGAGAGatgatctaaaaaacaaactgaaagcagaagaagagaaaggaaatgatcTCCTGTCCAAAGTGAACATGTTGAAAAACAGGCTTCAATCATtggaagcaactgagaaagatttcctaaaaaacaaattaaatcaaGATTCTGGTAAGTCCACAATAGCATTACACCAAGAGAACAATAAGATTAAAGAGCTCTCTCAAGAAGTGGAAAGACTGAAGCTGAAGTTAAAGGATATGAAATCCATTGAGGATGACCTCATGAAAACTGAAGATGAGTATGAGACTCTAGAACGAAGGTATGCTAATGAACGAGACAAAGCTCAATTTTTATCTGAAGAGCTGGAACATGTTAAAATGGAACTTGCCAAATACAAGTTAGCAGAAAAGACAGACTCCAGTCATGAACAATGGCTTTTCAAAAGGCTTCAGGAAGAAGAAGCTAAATCAGGTCACCTCTCAAGAGAAGTGGATGCactgaaagagaaaattcatGAATACATGGCAACTGAGGACCTGATATGTCTCCTCCAGGGAGATCATTCAGTTCTGCAAAAGAAACTCAGTCAACAAGAAAACAGGAACAGAGATTTAGGAAGAGAGATCGAAAACCTCACTAAAGAGTTAGAGCGGTACCGTCATTTCAGTAAGAGCCTCCGGCCCAGTCTCAATGGAAGAAGAATCTCTGACCCTCAAGTATTTTCTAAAGAAGTTCAAACAGAAGCAGTAGACAATGAGCCACCTGATTACAAGAGTCTCATTCCTCTGGAACGAGCAGTCATCAACGGTCAGTTATATGAGGAGAGTGAGGACCAGAATGAGGACCCTAATGATGAGGAGTCCGTGCTGTCCTTCAAATGCAACTCATCTACTCCCTGTCCTGTTAACAGGAAGCTATGGATTCCTTGGATGAAGTCCAAGGAGGGCCATCCTCAGAATGGAAAAATACAAACTAAACCCAATGGCAACTTCGTGCAACCTGGAGATCTAGTCCTAAGCCACACACCTGGGCAGCCACTGCATATAAAGGTTACTCCAGACCATGTCCAAAACACAGCCACTCTTGAAATCACAAGTCCGACCACAGAGAGTCCTCACTCTTACACAAGCACTGCAGTGATACCAAACTGTGGCACCCCAAAGCAAAGGATAACCATCCTCCAAAATGCCTCCATAACTCCAGTGAAATCAAAAACCTCTGCTGAAGGCCTTATGAATTTAGAGCAAGGCATGTCCCCAATTACCATGGCAACCTTTGCCAGGGCACAGACCCCAGAGTCTTGTGGTTCCATAACTCCAGAAAGGACAATGTCACCTATTCAGGTTTTGGCTGTTACTGGTTCAGCTAGCTCCCCTGAGCAGGGACGCTCTCCAGAGCCGATAGAAATCAGTGCCAAGCACGCGATTTTCAGAGTCTCCCCTGATCGGCAGTCATCGTGGCAGTTTCAGCGTTCAAACAGTAACAGTTCAAGTGTGATAACTACTGAGGATAATAAAATCCACATTCACTTAGGAAGTCCTTACATGCAAGCCGTAGCTAGCTCCGTGAGACCTGCCAGCCCTTCAGCATCACTGCAGGATAACCGAACTCAAAGCTTAACTAATGGGGCACTAAACAAAACAACCAATAAAGTCACCAGCAGTATTACTATCACACCAACAGCCACACCTCTTCCTCGACAATCACAAATTACAGTAAGTAATATATATAACTGA